A region of Dictyostelium discoideum AX4 chromosome 1 chromosome, whole genome shotgun sequence DNA encodes the following proteins:
- the mcfF gene encoding mitochondrial substrate carrier family protein: protein MGGDHGHSHGDEGGSFYVHLIAGAAAGFAEHCGMYPIDTIKTHIQAIKPGAMQTSSLQITKHIIQQHGITGLFRGLTAVAAGAAPSHAVHFSIYELLKFKFIGSDEDHHPIKVGIAGAIATMTSEAVASPMDVVKQRLQLQITDYKGLTDCTKRIWVKEGIRGFYSGYTTTLVMNVPYNIVYFASYESLKKIIQPWFNNKNPEERSYQLIDHLVAGGGAGMLAAAFTNPFDVVKTRLQTQSDFIASSTINSAKSIKRYGGMMDAMKTIWIEEGMDGYLRGMKPRMVFHSMSSAIVWSVYEYFKFILGE, encoded by the exons ATGGGTGGTGATCACGGACATAGTCATGGAGATGAAGGTGGATCATTTTACGTTCATTTAATTGCCGGTGCAGCAGCTGGTTTTGCAGAACATTGTGGTATGTACCCAATTGATACAATTAAG acACACATTCAAGCAATTAAACCAGGTGCAATGCAAACATCATCATTACAAATTACTAAACATATTATACAACAACATGGTATCACTGGTTTATTTAGAGGGCTAACAGCAGTTGCAGCTGGTGCTGCTCCATCTCATGCTGTACATTTTTCAATATACGAGTTacttaaatttaaattcattggtTCCGATGAAGATCATCATCCAATTAAAGTTGGTATTGCAGGTGCTATCGCAACT aTGACAAGTGAAGCAGTTGCATCACCAATGGATGTTGTTAAACAAAgattacaattacaaattaCAGATTATAAAGGATTAACAGATTGTACAAAGAGAATTTGGGTAAAAGAAGGTATTAGAGGTTTCTATTCAGGTTATACTACAACATTAGTTATGAATGTACCATACAATATTGTATACTTTGCATCCTATGAAAgtttgaaaaagataattcaACCATGgtttaataataagaatCCAGAGGAGAGATCATATCAATTGATCGATCATTTAGTTGCTGGTGGTGGTGCTGGTATGTTGGCAGCAGCATTTACAAATCCATTTGATGTAGTTAAAACTAGACTTCAAACTCAATCAGATTTTATCGCAAgttcaacaattaattcagctaaatcaattaaacgTTATGGTGGTATGATGGATGCAATGAAAACAATTTGGATCGAAGAAGGTATGGATGGTTACTTAAGAGGTATGAAACCAAGAATGGTTTTCCATTCAATGAGTTCTGCTATAGTTTGGTCTGTTtatgaatattttaaatttattcttggagaataa
- the act31 gene encoding actin related protein — translation MADKKIIIDFGSGWTKCGFEGEVTPSVECLTIVGHPNKQGDTKLFYGKEAVARFSTSKLVYPIKNGIVCNWEDMEKFIENTFYYKLRVEPQYHSVLLTETTMNTKENRNKMAEIMFETYDIPSIKIENQQKLSFDHLSTGTKNGTIVDMGDDSINIVPFVDGQPVTDAVVTLDFGGRNLTGYLAALLFQNGYSFSTVADHQIVRQIKEKHSFIELDYEKPSNTKKQSFSYPGSSDIQIDARYLYGCPEPLFRPSLVGFDSSDSLCNSTYSSIMKCDQSVQQSLFSNIILTGGSSMFTGIKERLELEISKINTTSNKINIICSKDRKNSNWLGASKSITSTDNWVSKEKFTEKGTF, via the coding sequence atggcagataagaaaattattatcgATTTTGGATCAGGTTGGACAAAATGTGGTTTTGAAGGTGAAGTAACACCAAGTGTAGAATGTTTAACAATTGTTGGACATCCGAATAAACAAGGTGATACAAAATTGTTTTATGGTAAAGAAGCAGTTGCAAGATTTAGTACATCAAAATTAGTGTATCCAATAAAGAATGGTATAGTTTGTAATTGGGAAGATATGGAAAAGTTTATAGAGAatacattttattataaattaagaGTTGAACCACAATATCATTCGGTATTACTAACAGAAACAACAATGAATACTAAAGagaatagaaataaaatggCAGAGATTATGTTTGAAACTTATGATAtaccatcaattaaaattgaaaatcaacaaaagtTATCATTTGATCATTTATCAACAGGTACTAAAAACGGTACAATAGTTGATATGGGTGATGACTCAATTAATATAGTGCCATTTGTTGATGGTCAACCAGTGACTGATGCCGTTGTTACACTTGATTTCGGTGGTCGTAATTTAACAGGTTATTTGGCCGCTTTGTTATTCCAAAATGGTTATAGTTTCTCAACAGTTGCTGATCACCAAATTGTACGTCAAATTAAAGAGAAACATTCTTTCATTGAATTGGATTATGAAAAACCTTCAAATACtaaaaaacaatcattttCTTATCCTGGTTCATCTGATATTCAAATTGATGCTCGTTATTTATACGGTTGTCCTGAACCACTTTTTAGACCTTCACTAGTTGGTTTTGATTCTTCTGATAGTCTTTGTAATTCAACTTATTCTTCAATTATGAAATGTGATCAGTCAGTTCaacaatcattattttcaaatataattttaacagGTGGTTCTTCAATGTTTACTGGAATTAAAGAACGTCTTGAATtggaaatttcaaaaattaatactaccagcaataaaattaatataatatgtTCAAAAGATcgtaaaaattcaaattggtTAGGTgcttcaaaatcaattacttCAACTGATAATTGGgtttcaaaagaaaaatttaCTGAAAAGGGtactttttaa
- the psmB2 gene encoding 20S proteasome subunit beta-2 produces the protein METLLAFKVKGGVLCLADSSVNHSIVKMKDDEDKILEIDGHKLLLSAGEAGDRVQFTEYISKNIKLYSLRNSYPMSTPAAANFIRNELATSIRSHPYSINLILAGYDKEVEDGGTSLYYMDYLGSLQKLNFGCHGYASYFLLGLLDRHHKCDLSLEDGINLMHLCTTELKTRFLVSGKYTLKFVSSEGIKVLPFNAPQ, from the coding sequence atggaaacaTTATTAGCATTTAAAGTTAAAGGTGGTGTATTATGTTTAGCAGATTCATCAGTTAATCATTCAATTGTAAAGAtgaaagatgatgaagataaaattttagaaattgatggacacaaattattattatcagcaGGTGAAGCAGGTGATCGTGTTCAATTCACTGAATATATATCAAAGAATATCAAATTATACTCCCTTCGTAATAGTTATCCAATGTCAACACCAGCAGCAGCAAATTTTATTCGTAATGAATTAGCAACATCCATCAGAAGTCATCCATACtcaatcaatttaattttggcTGGTTATGACAAAGAAGTTGAAGATGGTGGTACATCCCTCTATTACATGGATTATTTAGGATCATTACAAAAGTTAAATTTCGGTTGTCACGGTTATGCAAGTTACTTTTTATTGGGTTTATTAGATCGTCATCATAAATGTGATCTTTCCCTTGAAGATGGTATCAATTTAATGCATTTATGTACTACTGAATTAAAAACTCGTTTCTTAGTCTCTGGAAAATATACCCTTAAATTTGTTTCTTCTGAAGGTATTAAAGTTTTACCATTTAATGCTccacaataa
- the fcsB gene encoding fatty acyl-CoA synthetase, with amino-acid sequence MINNWLAVGLLVVSGILAFNWKRKHPYGQTVEIGEKPENGGRIRRNSACADHLISFLEDDEIYTLYDSLVKSCKKYGERKCFGERKKDSNGNLGKFEWISYNTYLERCEYIQQGLCELGLKPKSKVGIFSKNRLEWLIVHSASFIQSYCVVSFYETLGVESLSYVTEHAEIGLAFCSAETLQKTLDIAKGVKVLKTIICFDSIDKEHYNIAKELGVTLYTYDEIMKKGKEANGKHKHTPPTPDTLSTIMYTSGTTGPPKGVMITHKNLTSVVCAVSDFIKVYDTDVHYSYLPYAHVLERVVILAAFHFGAAIGIFSGDISNILVEVKLLSPTLFIGVPRVFERIKTNVFKEISKKPALLRTLFNGAYNLKYLSIQHGFKLPIIEKVLDLVFFSKIKQALGGKVRVILSGSAPLSFDTEVFLRVVMCCCVLQGYGASEGCGGDACKRLDDESVGTIGPPFASNEIKLVDVPELGYDSNGEVQTGEVCLRGPSISSGYYKDEEKTREEFKDGWFHTGDIGRWNRDGSLSIVDRKKNIFKLSQGEYVAVEKIETIVVKSEYVEQVCIYGDSQKSCVIAIIHPHPESCSEWAGSKKTDKDIKEICKNQDFIKVVLDDIIKNCKKSGLHGFEIPKAIHLTPEAFSDQNNLLTPSFKLKRHEIKKYFEDEIKKLYSKLD; translated from the exons ATGATAAACAATTGGTTAGCAGTTGGCTTATTAGTTGTGTCGGGAATATTAGCATTTAATtg gaaacgTAAACATCCATATGGTCAAACAGTGGAAATTGGTGAAAAGCCTGAAAATGGAGGTAGAATAAGAAGAAATTCAGCATGTGCTgatcatttaatttcatttttagaaGACGATGAGATCTATACTCTTTATGATTCTTTGGt aaaatCTTGTAAAAAATATGGTGAAAGAAAATGTTTTggtgaaagaaaaaaagattcaaatggtaatttaGGTAAATTTGAATGGATTAGTTATAATACTTATTTAGAAAGATGTGAATATATTCAACAAGGTTTATGCGAACTTGGTTTGAAACCa AAAAGTAAAGTTGGTATTTTTAGTAAGAATAGATTAGAATGGTTAATTGTTCATAGTGCAAGCTTTATTCAAAGTTATTgtgttgtttctttttatGAGACACTTGGTGTTGAGAGTTTATCATATGTTACTGAACATGCCGAGATCGGATTGGCATTTTGTTCAGCAGAGACTTTACAAAAGACATTGGATATCGCTAAAGGtgtaaaagttttaaaaactatCATATgttttgattcaattgataaagaaCATTATAATATTGCTAAAGAATTGGGTGTAACATTATATACATACGATGAAATTATGAAaaag gGCAAAGAAGCAAATGGTAAACATAAACATACACCACCAACTCCAGATACTTTATCTACAATTATGTATACAAGCGGTACAACTGGTCCACCAAAAGGTGTTATGATCACTCATAAGAATTTGACATCTGTAGTTTGTGCAGTTAGtgattttataaaagttTATGATACTGATGTTCATTATTCATACTTACCATATGCCCATGTTTTAGAAAGAGTTGTAATTTTGGCTGCTTTCCATTTTGGTGCTGCTATTGGTATTTTCTCTGGtgatatttcaaatattttagtagaagttaaattattatcaccaacaTTATTCATTGGTGTACCAAGAG tatttgaaagaattaaaacaaatgtCTTTAAAGAGATTAGTAAGAAACCTGCTTTACTTCGTACATTATTTAATGGTGCATACAATTTAAAGTATTTATCAATTCAACATGgttttaaattaccaataaTTGAAAAGGTATTAGATCTTGTATTTTTctcaaaaattaaacaagCATTAGGTGGAAAAGTTAGAGTCATTCTATCAGGTTCTGCTCCATTAAGTTTTGATACTGAAGTATTTTTAAGAGT tgttaTGTGTTGTTGTGTTTTACAAGGTTATGGTGCAAGTGAAGGCTGTGGTGGTGATGCATGTAAAAGATTAGATGATGAATCAGTTGGTACAATTGGACCACCATTTGCaagtaatgaaattaaattagttGATGTACCAGAGTTGGGTTATGATAGTAATGGTGAAGTACAAACTGGTGAAGTATGTCTTCGTGGTCCAAGTATCTCAAGTGGTTATTATAAAGATGAGGAGAAAACTAGAGAAGAATTCAAAGATGGTTGGTTCCATACTGGTGATATTGGTCGTTGGAATCGTGATGGTAGTCTTAGCATTG ttgaTCGTAagaaaaatatctttaaattatCTCAAGGTGAATATGTTGCAGTTGAAAAGATTGAAACAATAGTTGTAAAGAGTGAATACGTTGAACAAGTTTGTATTTATGGTGATTCTCAAAAATCATGTGTAATTGCAATCATTCATCCACATCCAGAATCATGTAGTGAATGGGCTGGTTCAAAGAAAACTGATAAAGACATTAaagaaatttgtaaaaatcaAGATTTTATCAAAGTTGTATTGGatgatataattaaaaattgcaAAAAATCTGGTCTTCATGGATTTGAAATTCCAAAAGCAATTCATTTAACTCCAGAAGCATTCTctgatcaaaataattt attaacTCCTtctttcaaattaaaaagacatgaaattaagaaatattttgaggatgaaattaaaaaattatattcaaaacttgattaa